In the genome of Nocardioides sp. NBC_00368, the window TCACCGTGACCCGGCAGGCGGCGCAGCACCGCTCCGGCGTCGACATCGAGGTGGTGGTCGGCGAGCCCGCGGTCATGCGTGGTCGCGCGCTCCACCTCGGCGAGTACGAGCTCGGTCTCTACGCCTCCCCCGGCTATCTGGAGCGCCACGGCACCCCGGCCACGATCGAGGAGGCCGTACGCCACCGCCTGGTCTACTTCGTCGACTCGATGCTCCAGGTCGACGACCTCGACATCCCCCGCCGCCTGCTGCCCGGGATCCGCGACGCCGTCACCTCGACGAACGTGTTCGTCCACGTGGAGGCGACCCGTGCGGGTGCCGGCCTCGGCCTGCTCCCCTGCTTCATGGCCGACCGTCACCCCGACCTCGTCCGGATGCTCCACGACGAGATCCACCAGCGGCTGCCCTACTGGGCGGTCGTGCATCCCGAGTCCTGGCGTCGGCCGGCCGTGGCCGCCGTCGTCGGCGGCCTGCGACAGCAGATGGCCGAGCAGCAGGATGCCCTGCTCGGCCGGTGACGCGGCCATCAGCGACAATTCACGGGTGCCACACTCGACCCGGGCAGCCGCCGTACGACTGGTGG includes:
- a CDS encoding LysR family transcriptional regulator, giving the protein MATTSPTPPSADQLLVLLEVARSGRFTTAARSLGLTHTTVSRNISALERALGGRVLVRGSDGWALTALGERAARAAEGVAESLARLAADEPADPVAGVVRMSTTDGFAAYIASPAVAALRQDHPELAVEIVTVTRQAAQHRSGVDIEVVVGEPAVMRGRALHLGEYELGLYASPGYLERHGTPATIEEAVRHRLVYFVDSMLQVDDLDIPRRLLPGIRDAVTSTNVFVHVEATRAGAGLGLLPCFMADRHPDLVRMLHDEIHQRLPYWAVVHPESWRRPAVAAVVGGLRQQMAEQQDALLGR